Proteins encoded by one window of Lactobacillus sp. ESL0684:
- a CDS encoding amino acid permease → MSKEDPKNSTGYERTLTNAHIQLIALGGTIGTGLFLGVGNSIQAAGPSVILIYIIVGIFLFLLMRALGELIVSDLSKHTYIDFIEKYLGNDIGHITGYLYWLSWITLGMAEMTALGIYFQYWFPHLPTWIPGLVTIVVLLFINLLSARLFGNLEFSFAIIKIVTIIAFVLLVGFLLIKGDQTSFGPVALDNLVKHGGFFAKGSSGFWSGFQMVIFSFVGVELVGLTAAEAQNPQTTIKKAINEVPLRIILFYVLAIVAILVVIPWNKVATNSSPFVQALGATGIRNAGSIINFVVISAAVSSTNSILYSAGRILFSVSFDGKGKWSQTFGHLRRQLPQNALMLSACLMAIAPIIIVVIGDQAFSFISSTSTSMFLIIWCLMLLTHIAYRKNTAPDQLTEFQMPGFPYLDYATILFFVSMIVLLLILPDNRVSMIAAIVLFAVLAASTKIFRTKQN, encoded by the coding sequence ATGAGTAAGGAAGATCCTAAAAATAGCACTGGCTATGAGCGTACCCTGACCAATGCACATATTCAATTAATTGCGTTAGGCGGTACCATCGGGACTGGGCTATTTCTCGGTGTGGGTAATAGTATTCAAGCAGCTGGTCCAAGTGTAATTTTAATTTATATTATTGTCGGAATTTTTCTATTTCTATTAATGCGGGCATTAGGCGAATTAATTGTTTCCGATTTATCCAAGCATACCTACATCGATTTCATCGAAAAATATTTAGGTAATGATATTGGCCATATCACAGGTTACCTCTATTGGCTCAGTTGGATTACCTTGGGGATGGCTGAAATGACCGCTTTAGGAATTTACTTTCAGTATTGGTTCCCTCATTTACCTACTTGGATTCCAGGGCTGGTTACTATTGTTGTTTTGCTATTTATTAATCTGCTATCAGCTCGACTATTCGGCAACCTAGAATTTAGTTTTGCCATTATTAAAATTGTGACGATTATCGCTTTTGTATTACTAGTTGGCTTTTTACTAATAAAAGGCGATCAAACCAGCTTTGGCCCAGTCGCACTTGATAATCTAGTCAAACATGGTGGCTTTTTTGCTAAAGGCAGTTCTGGCTTCTGGTCAGGATTTCAAATGGTGATTTTTAGTTTTGTCGGCGTAGAATTAGTTGGTTTAACCGCTGCTGAAGCTCAAAATCCACAAACCACAATTAAAAAAGCAATTAATGAGGTACCACTAAGAATCATTTTATTCTACGTGCTAGCTATTGTCGCTATCCTAGTAGTCATCCCTTGGAATAAGGTAGCCACTAACTCTAGTCCATTCGTCCAGGCGCTTGGAGCAACTGGAATTCGGAACGCTGGATCAATTATTAACTTCGTGGTTATCTCTGCCGCGGTTTCTTCAACCAACAGTATTTTATATAGTGCGGGACGCATCCTGTTTTCAGTCTCATTTGATGGTAAAGGAAAATGGAGTCAGACCTTTGGCCATTTGCGCAGACAACTACCACAAAACGCATTGATGCTATCTGCCTGCCTAATGGCAATAGCACCAATTATTATCGTTGTAATTGGTGATCAAGCGTTTAGCTTTATTTCATCAACTTCAACAAGTATGTTTTTAATCATTTGGTGTTTGATGCTTTTAACTCACATTGCTTACCGTAAAAATACAGCTCCTGATCAGCTAACTGAATTTCAGATGCCGGGATTCCCATACCTTGATTACGCAACTATTTTATTCTTTGTCTCAATGATTGTTTTACTGCTTATCCTACCAGACAATCGTGTTTCAATGATTGCCGCGATCGTGTTATTTGCAGTTTTAGCTGCTAGCACTAAAATATTTCGTACAAAACAAAATTAA
- a CDS encoding cupredoxin domain-containing protein has translation MRISVAIIGLILIGFIVWWFFGKHDVQTEQATIASAKQKINIEVKGGYSPEKIILQQGVPATLNFTRSDSSSCLDHVIFPDFGINQELPQGKAEQIKIDTSKPGEYSWQCGMNMFHGTLIVK, from the coding sequence ATGAGGATCAGTGTAGCAATTATTGGATTAATATTAATCGGCTTTATTGTTTGGTGGTTTTTTGGTAAACATGATGTGCAAACTGAGCAAGCAACGATAGCTTCTGCAAAACAAAAAATTAATATTGAAGTTAAAGGTGGATACTCACCAGAAAAGATAATCTTGCAACAGGGCGTACCAGCAACGCTCAACTTTACAAGAAGTGATTCGTCGAGCTGTCTCGATCATGTGATTTTCCCTGACTTTGGGATTAATCAAGAGTTGCCGCAGGGTAAAGCAGAACAGATAAAGATTGATACCAGTAAGCCAGGTGAATATAGCTGGCAGTGTGGTATGAACATGTTTCATGGCACGCTGATCGTGAAATAG
- a CDS encoding NADPH-dependent oxidoreductase: MIHNETIDQQLEHRSIRKFKAETLSVDELTTLYTVFQHTATSMFMQNASLLHITDEHKRAQIRQLCNQQYVGSEGDLFIFVVDLYRNQQIRQQLGQDDGRVHTTDIFFQGLDDTLLSFQNVANAVESMGLGMVPLGTINDHPLEMLKVLDLPKLTFPALGMQVGVPDQQPQLKPRLPLKFTTFENEYPRDFKVSDLADYDAEVTTYYDLRDANRRIDSFTKQITGDKLNDKRIDRDQLPQLLHEQELCLDWQ, encoded by the coding sequence ATGATTCATAATGAAACAATCGATCAGCAACTTGAGCATCGTTCAATTCGTAAATTTAAGGCTGAAACTTTAAGTGTAGACGAGTTAACTACTTTATACACGGTTTTTCAACATACAGCGACCAGCATGTTCATGCAAAATGCTTCGTTATTGCATATTACGGACGAACATAAGAGAGCGCAAATTCGGCAATTGTGTAACCAACAATATGTTGGTTCAGAAGGTGATTTGTTCATCTTTGTCGTGGATTTATATCGTAATCAGCAAATTCGCCAGCAATTGGGACAAGATGATGGACGAGTGCATACGACTGATATTTTCTTTCAGGGATTGGATGATACTTTGTTATCTTTTCAAAATGTCGCCAATGCGGTAGAGAGCATGGGATTGGGCATGGTGCCACTTGGTACGATTAACGACCACCCGTTAGAAATGCTCAAAGTTCTGGATTTGCCTAAGTTAACTTTTCCAGCGTTAGGAATGCAGGTAGGCGTACCTGATCAACAGCCACAACTCAAGCCGCGTTTACCACTGAAATTTACTACCTTTGAAAATGAATATCCACGCGATTTTAAAGTAAGTGATTTAGCAGATTATGATGCTGAAGTGACGACTTACTATGATTTGCGGGATGCTAATCGCCGCATTGATTCATTTACTAAGCAAATTACTGGCGACAAGCTGAACGACAAGCGGATTGATCGTGACCAATTACCGCAACTATTGCATGAGCAGGAATTATGTCTTGATTGGCAATAA
- a CDS encoding DUF956 family protein: protein MVKSSNAVSELSISATWFRGVATYGKVMIGDHAFEFYNDRHLEDYVQIPWDEITYVVADVHFGGHYIPRFELRTKSNGTFIFSTRKNKQTLHAIRNHFPADKMRKSLTLWQKIKANFTK, encoded by the coding sequence ATGGTTAAATCGAGTAATGCCGTAAGTGAGTTATCGATTAGCGCGACTTGGTTTCGGGGCGTCGCGACTTATGGCAAGGTAATGATTGGCGATCATGCTTTTGAATTCTATAATGACCGTCATCTTGAAGATTATGTCCAGATACCGTGGGATGAAATCACCTATGTTGTGGCAGATGTTCATTTTGGTGGACATTATATTCCGCGATTTGAATTACGGACTAAAAGTAATGGAACGTTTATTTTTTCAACGCGAAAAAATAAACAGACGCTACATGCAATTCGTAATCATTTTCCGGCTGATAAAATGCGCAAGTCATTAACTTTATGGCAAAAAATCAAAGCTAATTTTACTAAATAG
- a CDS encoding GNAT family protein, which produces MFKLTEFMVNDLAIQLVLPEVSQAEAIYQQVADSRASLARFLPWAKSMSSVQDEAEFIKMTRTKTANYEMLELVITVAGQPAGMLDLHQVDWTNESAEIGYWLGESYRGKGIMTESVRQLVAIAFNELGLHRLNLLADHKNTTSRAVAQRLNFTHVALLRDEFKHDNQFHDMDLYTIINEIKND; this is translated from the coding sequence ATGTTTAAACTTACAGAGTTTATGGTTAATGATTTAGCAATTCAACTGGTTTTGCCAGAAGTCAGTCAAGCAGAAGCGATCTATCAACAAGTAGCTGACAGTCGTGCTAGTCTTGCTCGCTTTCTGCCTTGGGCTAAGTCGATGTCGAGTGTGCAAGATGAAGCAGAATTTATCAAAATGACTAGAACTAAAACTGCTAATTATGAAATGTTAGAATTGGTGATTACTGTTGCTGGTCAGCCAGCGGGAATGTTAGATTTACATCAAGTTGATTGGACTAATGAAAGTGCGGAAATTGGCTATTGGTTAGGCGAGTCATATCGGGGTAAAGGGATTATGACTGAAAGTGTGCGGCAATTAGTAGCCATCGCTTTTAATGAATTAGGCTTGCACAGACTTAACTTATTAGCAGATCATAAAAATACGACCAGTCGTGCTGTTGCACAACGTTTGAATTTTACCCATGTGGCACTTTTACGAGATGAATTTAAGCATGATAACCAATTTCACGATATGGATTTATATACGATAATTAATGAAATAAAAAATGACTAG
- a CDS encoding PBECR4 domain-containing protein, whose amino-acid sequence MMVEKSEKDLLITAAREYEKLIDKKIKMILGHKGKSESVTILFDASDFHHLAGLHKLTEYRKKPGNQPVFLYNLSQKSCSNVYKCKSCGIINISLQV is encoded by the coding sequence ATGATGGTTGAAAAATCTGAAAAGGACTTATTAATAACAGCTGCAAGAGAGTATGAAAAGCTAATTGATAAAAAAATCAAAATGATACTAGGACATAAAGGAAAAAGTGAATCTGTCACTATTCTTTTTGATGCTAGTGACTTTCATCATTTGGCTGGCTTACATAAATTAACTGAGTATCGCAAGAAACCAGGCAATCAGCCTGTTTTTTTGTATAATTTGAGCCAAAAAAGTTGCAGTAATGTTTACAAATGTAAATCATGTGGTATCATAAATATAAGTTTACAAGTGTAG
- the galE gene encoding UDP-glucose 4-epimerase GalE translates to MRILVVGGAGYIGSIAVKKLLAAGNQVIVLDALYTGHRKSVDPKAKFYQGDLQNQFLVSQILRNEKIDAVMHFAAYSLVPESVAKPLKYYDNNVSGMIALLTAMKDADVKYLVFSSSAATYGIPQKLPITEDSLLNPINPYGDTKAMMEKIMHWADKADGIKSIALRYFNVAGALSDGSIGEDHSPETHLIPNILRSAVSGDGQFTIFGNDYDTPDGTNVRDYVQVEDLIDAHLLALNHLVKTNQSDVFNLGTAHGYSNLEILQAACSVTGKEIPYTIGPRRAGDPDSLVADSTKARTILNWQPRHESATEIMTSAWKWHQTHPQGYND, encoded by the coding sequence ATGCGTATATTAGTCGTTGGTGGAGCCGGTTATATCGGTTCAATCGCAGTCAAGAAGTTGCTGGCAGCTGGCAATCAAGTAATCGTATTGGATGCTTTATACACCGGTCATCGAAAATCGGTCGATCCTAAAGCCAAGTTTTACCAAGGCGATCTCCAAAATCAGTTCTTAGTCAGCCAAATTTTGCGTAATGAAAAAATTGATGCAGTCATGCACTTTGCCGCATATTCTTTAGTACCAGAGTCTGTAGCAAAGCCGCTCAAATATTATGATAACAACGTTTCTGGCATGATCGCCCTTTTGACAGCAATGAAAGATGCTGATGTTAAGTATCTCGTCTTTTCTTCTAGCGCTGCAACTTATGGTATCCCGCAAAAACTGCCAATTACCGAAGATTCACTGCTGAATCCGATTAATCCTTATGGTGACACCAAGGCCATGATGGAAAAGATTATGCATTGGGCAGACAAGGCTGACGGCATTAAGTCAATTGCCTTGCGCTACTTCAACGTTGCTGGTGCTTTAAGCGATGGCAGTATTGGTGAAGATCACAGCCCAGAAACCCATTTAATTCCAAATATTTTACGCAGTGCAGTTTCAGGTGATGGACAATTTACTATTTTTGGTAATGACTATGACACTCCTGACGGAACTAATGTGCGCGACTATGTCCAAGTTGAAGATTTAATTGATGCTCACTTGTTAGCCTTAAATCACTTAGTCAAAACTAATCAATCAGATGTCTTCAATTTAGGTACAGCACACGGTTATTCTAATTTAGAAATCCTGCAAGCTGCTTGTAGCGTAACTGGCAAAGAAATTCCCTATACCATTGGGCCACGCCGTGCCGGCGATCCAGATTCGCTAGTTGCTGATTCAACTAAGGCTCGCACTATTCTTAACTGGCAGCCTCGTCATGAAAGTGCAACAGAAATTATGACTAGTGCTTGGAAGTGGCACCAAACTCATCCCCAAGGCTATAATGATTAA
- a CDS encoding copper-translocating P-type ATPase, with the protein MKLKTRFWISLILSLPMLVSMLVEPFTGWMLPEWAMCVLTTIIMLISARPFVQSAWASFSKHHANMDTLVALGTLTAYLYSVYAMVTGKSVFFESAAFVITFVLLGQVLEEKMRDNASNAIDKLVGLQAKDALVRRNGAFVKVPIDEVNVGDFVQVKPGQKIPVDGVVSSGSSTIDESMVTGESMPVQKKIGDKVIGSTINTNGTLIFEAQKVGSDTMLSQIVDIVKKAQNSHAPIQNLTDKVSDVFVPTVLIIAIATFIIWYSLIGANIADALIFAVSVMVIACPCALGLATPTALMVGTGKGAKMGILIKNGEVLEAANNLDTIVFDKTGTITNGTPVVTDIIGEDQNRILAIASSLEAASEHPLAAAILASGKEHNAKITKVDNFKAVEGQGIVGELAGEKVLVGSSKLFSNENLTIDSEVEKSIQRLQAEAKTVVLVGLNRSVIGVIAIQDAPKPTTKTAITALKKQGLRTVMLTGDNKLVAQAIAKQVGIEQVIADVLPIDKANKIKELQASGKVAFVGDGINDAPALTQADVGIAMGSGTDIAIDSGGIVLVKNDLLDVAKALELSKQTFNRIKLNLFWAFIYNILGIPIAAGFFASFNLVLSPEIAGLAMAFSSLSVVTSSILLGKSKIKVA; encoded by the coding sequence ATGAAGCTTAAAACTCGTTTTTGGATTTCATTAATATTATCGTTGCCAATGCTAGTATCAATGCTTGTAGAACCTTTTACAGGCTGGATGTTACCGGAATGGGCCATGTGCGTTTTAACTACAATTATTATGCTAATTTCGGCTAGGCCATTTGTTCAGTCTGCTTGGGCATCATTCAGCAAGCACCATGCCAATATGGATACACTGGTTGCGCTTGGTACTTTAACGGCTTATTTATACAGCGTTTATGCAATGGTGACAGGTAAAAGTGTCTTCTTTGAGAGTGCAGCGTTTGTGATAACATTTGTTTTGCTAGGACAAGTTCTAGAAGAAAAGATGCGCGATAACGCTTCTAACGCGATTGACAAGCTAGTAGGTTTGCAAGCGAAGGATGCATTGGTAAGAAGGAACGGAGCTTTTGTCAAAGTGCCAATTGATGAAGTCAATGTGGGAGATTTCGTCCAAGTTAAGCCTGGACAAAAAATCCCGGTAGACGGCGTAGTTTCTTCTGGCAGTTCAACGATTGATGAATCAATGGTCACAGGTGAAAGTATGCCCGTGCAAAAGAAAATAGGTGACAAGGTAATTGGCTCAACCATCAATACTAATGGCACTCTGATTTTTGAAGCGCAAAAAGTCGGCAGCGATACTATGTTATCCCAAATAGTTGACATTGTGAAAAAAGCCCAAAATAGCCATGCACCGATTCAAAATTTAACCGATAAGGTTTCCGACGTTTTTGTTCCCACAGTGCTAATAATCGCCATTGCGACTTTTATTATCTGGTATTCGCTGATTGGCGCCAATATTGCTGATGCACTAATTTTTGCGGTTTCAGTAATGGTAATCGCCTGTCCTTGTGCTTTAGGTCTTGCTACGCCTACGGCACTAATGGTTGGTACTGGTAAGGGTGCCAAAATGGGAATTTTAATTAAAAATGGTGAGGTATTAGAAGCAGCCAACAATTTGGATACAATAGTCTTTGATAAGACTGGTACCATTACCAACGGCACTCCGGTAGTAACTGATATTATCGGTGAAGATCAAAACAGGATTTTAGCAATTGCTTCGAGTTTAGAAGCAGCTTCTGAACATCCTCTTGCAGCAGCCATTTTAGCAAGTGGCAAAGAGCATAATGCCAAAATTACTAAAGTTGATAATTTTAAGGCGGTTGAAGGACAAGGTATTGTTGGGGAACTTGCTGGAGAAAAAGTCTTGGTTGGCAGTAGCAAGCTATTTAGTAACGAGAATTTAACTATTGATTCTGAAGTAGAAAAAAGCATACAGCGATTGCAAGCAGAAGCTAAGACAGTTGTTTTGGTGGGACTTAACAGGTCTGTTATTGGTGTGATTGCTATTCAGGATGCTCCTAAGCCAACTACTAAAACTGCAATCACCGCGCTGAAAAAACAAGGCTTACGAACGGTAATGCTAACTGGAGATAACAAGTTAGTTGCACAAGCAATTGCCAAGCAAGTTGGTATCGAGCAAGTTATCGCTGATGTATTGCCGATAGATAAGGCTAATAAAATCAAAGAATTACAAGCTTCTGGTAAAGTTGCCTTTGTCGGTGATGGAATTAATGATGCTCCCGCTTTAACACAAGCTGATGTCGGTATTGCCATGGGGTCTGGGACAGATATTGCTATTGATTCTGGTGGCATTGTCCTTGTTAAAAATGATTTGCTCGACGTTGCTAAAGCATTAGAATTAAGTAAGCAGACCTTTAACAGAATAAAATTGAATTTATTTTGGGCGTTTATTTATAATATCTTGGGAATTCCAATTGCCGCAGGTTTCTTTGCCAGTTTTAATTTGGTTCTCAGTCCGGAAATAGCGGGATTAGCGATGGCTTTTAGCTCATTATCTGTTGTAACTAGCTCAATTTTACTGGGTAAATCTAAGATAAAGGTAGCTTAG
- a CDS encoding MFS transporter: MFLNYKKSENTVGLLTLGLGGFGIGLAELGIMGLLPNIAESFSISESLAGYLVSGYALAVAVGAILIPLIFRKTERKKLLLGLIILFIIGNALSALSANYLMLLIGRIIAALCHGAFFSVGSVVAAALVPENKKSSAIAIMFAGLTVSNVVGTPLGTFLGQAAGWRITFWAITLIGVLTFIGITFFIQVTVTTEKDLQLSQEIIIFRKPQVWLSTLVSILTFGGLVGPYSYVAFILTKETHFQTSEVPWILLVFGVGTLIGNFIGGKAADHNLDQALLSIILGMVVVLSILFVIIHNQILTIICMFLWGLIGYATAPGLQTRLMNYAAEAPTLGSGVNIAALNVGNAVGAWLGGLTIEAGFGAASPLGVGVILNIGALIILTISVFLNKK, from the coding sequence ATGTTTTTAAATTATAAAAAGTCTGAAAATACAGTAGGACTTTTAACGTTAGGGCTAGGCGGTTTTGGTATAGGTCTAGCTGAACTGGGAATTATGGGATTGTTACCCAATATTGCTGAAAGTTTTTCAATTAGCGAAAGCTTAGCTGGGTATTTGGTTTCTGGATATGCTTTGGCAGTTGCAGTTGGTGCTATTTTGATTCCCTTAATTTTTCGAAAAACCGAACGTAAAAAATTGCTTTTAGGGTTAATTATACTTTTTATCATTGGCAATGCGCTTTCGGCATTATCGGCTAATTATTTAATGTTGCTAATTGGTCGAATTATTGCGGCTTTATGTCATGGTGCTTTTTTTAGTGTAGGTTCAGTCGTAGCTGCTGCTTTGGTTCCTGAAAACAAAAAGTCTAGTGCAATCGCTATAATGTTTGCTGGATTGACTGTTTCAAATGTTGTTGGTACGCCATTAGGTACTTTTTTGGGACAAGCTGCTGGTTGGCGGATAACTTTTTGGGCGATTACTTTAATTGGAGTTTTAACTTTTATTGGCATCACTTTCTTTATTCAGGTAACTGTGACAACAGAAAAAGATTTGCAACTTAGCCAGGAAATTATTATTTTCCGTAAGCCACAAGTTTGGTTGTCAACTTTGGTTAGCATTCTAACCTTTGGTGGACTGGTTGGACCATACTCTTACGTTGCTTTTATTTTAACTAAAGAAACTCATTTTCAAACTTCGGAGGTTCCTTGGATACTATTAGTATTTGGTGTTGGAACTTTAATTGGTAATTTTATCGGTGGGAAAGCGGCTGATCATAATCTTGATCAAGCCTTATTGAGTATTATTTTGGGTATGGTTGTAGTCCTAAGTATTCTTTTTGTGATCATTCATAATCAAATATTAACCATTATTTGTATGTTTTTGTGGGGTTTAATTGGCTACGCAACTGCTCCGGGTTTACAAACACGTTTGATGAATTATGCTGCTGAAGCTCCAACGTTAGGATCAGGTGTTAATATTGCTGCTTTAAATGTTGGTAATGCTGTTGGTGCCTGGTTAGGTGGATTAACAATAGAGGCTGGCTTTGGCGCAGCGTCACCTTTGGGTGTTGGTGTAATTCTTAATATTGGTGCATTAATTATTTTAACTATTTCGGTATTTTTGAATAAAAAGTAA
- a CDS encoding metalloregulator ArsR/SmtB family transcription factor, producing MAMAQKNISEEQINELTQFLKALSNPIRLKILIYLQEPRRYFPIEQAIADPDTVGVCVTQIQEKVNLAQSTVSSYMATLERANLVISTRVGKWTHYKRNEQQIQKFTELLSSKLLQ from the coding sequence ATGGCAATGGCGCAAAAAAACATTAGTGAAGAGCAAATAAATGAGCTTACGCAATTCTTAAAGGCCTTAAGTAATCCAATACGGCTAAAAATCTTGATTTATCTACAAGAACCACGACGCTATTTTCCAATTGAGCAGGCAATTGCTGACCCAGATACTGTTGGTGTTTGTGTAACACAAATTCAAGAAAAGGTAAATTTGGCACAGTCTACTGTTTCTTCTTATATGGCAACTTTGGAAAGAGCGAATCTGGTTATTTCAACGAGAGTAGGTAAATGGACGCATTATAAAAGAAATGAGCAGCAGATTCAGAAATTTACTGAATTATTAAGCAGCAAATTGTTGCAATAA
- a CDS encoding PTS system mannose/fructose/sorbose family transporter subunit IID — MADKKITLTKADRFKVMWHSQFLQASWNYERMQNGGFVYSMIPALRKLYPKKDELAEALERHLVFFNVHPYLASPILGVTLALEEDKANGAEVEDEAIQGVKVGMMGPLAGVGDPVFWYTVRPIVGALGASMAIQGNILGPILFFVIWNVVRLAFMWYTQEFGYKAGSAITNDVSGGLLQKVTRGASMMGMFVLGSLIERWVNINFTPIVSKTPVQKGGYIDWGSLPAGAKGIQQALLQQQQGLSLTNFKTTTLQQNLDSLIPGLAGLLLTFFCMWLLKKKISPIVIIIAIFIVGVVLHVLHVL, encoded by the coding sequence ATGGCTGATAAAAAAATAACATTGACCAAGGCCGACCGCTTCAAAGTTATGTGGCACTCGCAATTTTTGCAGGCTTCTTGGAACTATGAAAGAATGCAAAATGGTGGTTTTGTCTATTCGATGATTCCAGCATTAAGAAAGTTATATCCGAAAAAAGATGAATTAGCAGAAGCTTTAGAGCGGCACCTAGTCTTCTTTAACGTGCACCCGTATCTAGCTTCCCCGATTCTAGGAGTTACCTTAGCGCTAGAAGAGGATAAGGCTAATGGGGCTGAAGTTGAAGATGAGGCGATTCAAGGTGTGAAGGTCGGAATGATGGGACCTTTAGCTGGTGTTGGTGACCCAGTCTTTTGGTACACGGTTCGGCCAATTGTTGGCGCACTTGGTGCATCGATGGCGATTCAAGGTAATATCTTGGGACCAATCTTATTCTTCGTAATTTGGAACGTAGTGCGCTTAGCATTCATGTGGTATACGCAAGAATTTGGTTATAAAGCTGGTTCAGCAATTACTAACGATGTATCTGGTGGATTGCTGCAAAAGGTAACCCGTGGCGCGTCAATGATGGGGATGTTTGTCCTTGGTTCGTTAATTGAACGTTGGGTTAATATTAACTTCACGCCAATTGTTTCTAAGACACCTGTACAAAAAGGTGGCTACATTGATTGGGGGTCCTTACCAGCAGGAGCTAAAGGAATTCAACAGGCGTTGTTGCAACAGCAACAAGGATTGTCGTTAACTAATTTTAAGACGACGACGCTGCAACAGAATCTTGATAGCTTAATTCCGGGATTAGCCGGATTATTGCTGACATTCTTCTGTATGTGGTTACTCAAGAAGAAGATTTCACCAATTGTGATCATCATTGCGATTTTCATTGTTGGGGTTGTCCTGCATGTTTTGCACGTTCTTTAA
- a CDS encoding cupredoxin domain-containing protein — MEQNQAKVIVDGGFKPDVVSLKEGFPAQLIFIRTSDQGCLNHVNSTTLAFSAELPLNQPVTVNLQPLKSGNYDFSCGMEMFFGKVVVE; from the coding sequence ATGGAGCAAAATCAAGCCAAAGTAATTGTTGATGGTGGCTTTAAACCTGATGTTGTTAGTTTAAAAGAAGGCTTTCCTGCACAACTTATTTTTATCAGAACTAGTGATCAAGGCTGTTTAAATCACGTGAATTCTACTACGCTAGCTTTTTCTGCTGAATTACCGCTTAATCAGCCAGTTACGGTTAATCTGCAGCCTTTAAAATCGGGGAATTATGATTTTAGTTGTGGTATGGAGATGTTTTTTGGCAAAGTCGTGGTTGAGTAA
- a CDS encoding TetR/AcrR family transcriptional regulator codes for MTDSKKCNKQYTEKETLTKKYLFIALIQLMQRKKFIKIKISEICKRAGVSRTSFYRYYTHKEDILINYLDKDFKNFFSQTIKKKDITNHDFWNAFVDKVLKDDFIDFLEDHDLNELLITNTNIYTKEMVEKFFKWDLESGNNKQLFYYSVGGLQSLMTYCILNSNKVSRESIVATIEQCFPDLQ; via the coding sequence GTGACAGATAGTAAAAAATGTAACAAGCAATATACTGAAAAGGAAACTTTAACCAAAAAATATCTTTTTATTGCCTTAATTCAACTAATGCAAAGAAAAAAGTTTATTAAAATAAAAATAAGTGAAATTTGTAAACGGGCTGGAGTTTCAAGAACCTCGTTTTATCGCTATTATACTCACAAAGAAGATATTCTAATTAACTATTTAGATAAAGACTTCAAGAACTTTTTTAGTCAAACCATAAAAAAGAAAGATATTACTAACCATGACTTTTGGAACGCCTTTGTAGATAAGGTACTTAAAGATGACTTTATCGACTTTTTAGAAGATCATGATTTAAATGAATTATTAATTACTAATACCAATATCTATACCAAAGAAATGGTAGAAAAATTTTTTAAATGGGATTTAGAGAGTGGAAATAATAAGCAATTATTTTATTACAGTGTTGGTGGTTTGCAAAGCTTAATGACCTATTGTATTTTAAATAGCAATAAGGTTTCCAGAGAATCAATAGTTGCAACCATTGAACAATGTTTTCCAGATTTACAATAA